From Microlunatus capsulatus, a single genomic window includes:
- a CDS encoding NAD-dependent epimerase/dehydratase family protein codes for MDHRDVDTPSRPPQRVLVTGGAGRLGRTVVAGLRARGRTVLSVDRADHDDPASALVDLTDAGATAAVMADFRPDAVVHLAAIAVPFSAPEPVILATNTMLAWTVLTAAVEAGATAVVVASSPTVHGYGAPTGWVPAALPLDEESPARPWNAYSLSKLTAEHVMRTLVAQVGDRVRFAAFRPCYVIAPEEWEGAPTQQGHTVAERLADPALSAPALFNYLDARDAASFVDALLVGLPGIDNGETFLVGADDALATAPLAELLPRFHPGTAAAAGALTGTTPAFANAKARRLLGWAPQHSWRTALVDAPAADAQAGAGATR; via the coding sequence GTGGACCACCGCGACGTCGACACCCCCTCCCGCCCGCCCCAGCGGGTGCTGGTCACCGGCGGGGCGGGGCGGCTGGGCCGCACCGTCGTCGCGGGGCTCCGCGCGCGCGGCCGCACCGTGCTCTCGGTCGACCGCGCCGACCACGACGACCCCGCGAGCGCGCTGGTCGACCTGACCGACGCCGGCGCGACCGCCGCGGTGATGGCGGACTTCCGGCCCGACGCCGTCGTCCACCTCGCCGCGATCGCCGTGCCCTTCAGCGCCCCGGAGCCGGTCATCCTGGCGACCAACACGATGCTGGCCTGGACGGTGCTGACGGCGGCCGTCGAGGCGGGCGCCACGGCGGTCGTCGTGGCCAGCAGCCCCACCGTGCACGGCTACGGCGCCCCCACCGGCTGGGTGCCGGCCGCCCTGCCGCTGGACGAGGAGTCCCCGGCCCGGCCCTGGAACGCCTACAGCCTCTCCAAGCTGACCGCCGAGCACGTGATGCGCACCCTGGTGGCGCAGGTGGGGGACCGGGTCCGGTTCGCCGCCTTCCGGCCCTGCTACGTCATCGCGCCGGAGGAGTGGGAGGGCGCCCCGACCCAGCAGGGCCACACCGTCGCCGAGCGGCTCGCCGACCCCGCCCTGTCCGCACCGGCCCTGTTCAACTACCTCGACGCCCGCGACGCGGCGTCCTTCGTCGACGCGCTGCTGGTCGGCCTGCCCGGCATCGACAACGGCGAGACCTTCCTCGTCGGGGCCGACGACGCGCTGGCCACCGCCCCGCTCGCCGAGCTGCTGCCGCGGTTCCACCCCGGCACGGCCGCGGCGGCCGGCGCCCTGACCGGCACCACGCCCGCCTTCGCGAACGCCAAGGCCCGCCGGCTGCTGGGCTGGGCCCCGCAGCACAGCTGGCGCACCGCGCTGGTCGACGCGCCGGCGGCCGACGCGCAGGCCGGCGCCGGGGCCACCCGGTGA
- a CDS encoding mandelate racemase/muconate lactonizing enzyme family protein codes for MVTDGPATGGAGPRLAELRTRLHVAPLPRPWGPDVPVLHVVEVTVVDSTGATGTGFSWTPTIGAGAVQSLLDHDVATAVVGGPVDPEVVWPALWAHLHEAGSGGLTTIAMAGLDLALWDLAGRRSGRSLVELLGPRRESVAVYGSGVNLHYPLEELVAQVERWVEAGFASVKIKVGGPDLGVDRERVAAVREVLGPDRGLMIDANQRWDLERATTAMAVLEEFAPAWIEEPLRADDLAGHAELRRRIATPVAMGENLHTVYRFRDALDLGACDVVEPNVVRVGGITPFRAVAALADERGVALHPHLLPEISGQLALTLARPCLVEEVEDASLTALGLLADPPPVVVQDGELRASGTPGLGLDFTGALAGAAGARG; via the coding sequence ATGGTCACCGACGGTCCGGCGACGGGCGGCGCGGGCCCCCGGCTCGCGGAGCTCCGCACCCGGTTGCACGTGGCCCCGCTGCCGCGGCCCTGGGGGCCGGACGTCCCCGTCCTGCACGTCGTCGAGGTCACCGTCGTCGACAGCACCGGCGCCACGGGCACGGGCTTCAGCTGGACCCCGACCATCGGTGCGGGCGCGGTGCAGTCGCTCCTCGACCACGACGTCGCCACGGCCGTGGTCGGCGGCCCGGTGGACCCGGAGGTCGTCTGGCCGGCGCTCTGGGCGCACCTGCACGAGGCGGGCTCCGGCGGTCTCACCACCATCGCCATGGCCGGCCTCGACCTGGCGCTGTGGGACCTGGCCGGCCGTCGCTCGGGCCGCTCGCTGGTCGAGCTGCTGGGTCCGCGGCGCGAGAGCGTCGCGGTCTACGGCAGCGGGGTCAACCTGCACTACCCGCTGGAGGAGCTGGTGGCCCAGGTCGAGCGCTGGGTCGAGGCCGGGTTCGCCAGCGTGAAGATCAAGGTCGGCGGCCCCGACCTCGGCGTCGACCGGGAGCGGGTGGCCGCGGTCCGGGAGGTGCTGGGGCCCGACCGCGGGCTGATGATCGACGCCAACCAGCGCTGGGACCTGGAGCGGGCGACGACCGCGATGGCCGTGCTGGAGGAGTTCGCGCCCGCCTGGATCGAGGAGCCGCTGCGCGCCGACGACCTGGCCGGGCACGCCGAGCTGCGCCGCCGGATCGCCACCCCCGTGGCGATGGGGGAGAACCTGCACACCGTCTACCGCTTCCGCGACGCGCTGGACCTCGGCGCCTGCGACGTCGTCGAGCCCAACGTCGTCCGGGTGGGCGGCATCACCCCGTTCCGGGCCGTCGCCGCGCTGGCCGACGAGCGCGGCGTCGCGCTGCACCCGCACCTGCTGCCGGAGATCTCGGGCCAGCTGGCCCTCACCCTGGCGCGCCCCTGCCTGGTCGAGGAGGTGGAGGACGCCTCGCTGACCGCGCTCGGCCTGCTGGCCGACCCGCCCCCGGTCGTCGTCCAGGACGGCGAGCTGCGGGCCAGCGGCACGCCGGGGCTCGGCCTCGACTTCACCGGCGCCCTGGCCGGTGCCGCGGGAGCGCGCGGATGA
- a CDS encoding glycosyl hydrolase, which produces MRAGFARPPREAAPMVRWWWFGPDVSRDELDRELTAMARAGFGGAEVSYVYPLGPVADPLLSPGFLADLRHAADRAAALGLRFDLTLGSGWSFGGPHVTPALAARRLRWDRREIGPGPLAVPVVAAWPGDELVAAYLGAGSLQEEPDTWTPLSVVDGVLRVPDGTGTRVVLLATTQHTGQNVKRAAVGAEGPVLDHYSAAATAAHLRAVGDPLLDAVPASLLGSVFCDSLEVYGADWTPGLPEEFARRCGYPLLPVLHALAADGPESARVRADYHRTLVHLYEENFVQVVQRWAAARGVPFRLQGYGTPPATVSSYRFADLPEGEGWGWTSLTQTRWASSAGHLYGRPVISSEVWTWVHSPSFRATPLDLQGEAHDHLLNGVNQLVGHGWPYSPPDAPGLGWFFYAAGALDDRNPWWDAMPGLNAQLTRLCWLLRQGDPVADVAVYVPDEDLFAALGTATGGSLDLWQEARRRIGDGVPAAVRRSGLDYDLVDDDALATVPPDRYRVVVLPATTTVPAATTTWLGHVLAAGGTVLRVGSTVAVGGAVDVAPEDLGEALLAAVEPDLALDPPSPEVGSVHRRTAGADVHLLVNTGAADRTLRVSPRAHRAWWSLWDARTGGVRRTGRVGEPVALTLEPYEAVVLVLTDEPPEPADDPPPPPWVGARLLEGGWHVSWAEGVERAVDLPHVWEDDPDRPPGAATARYRADVELTAPTPGQAVVLDLGSAEVRDDAQPVHVGMVGPSYRAAARPPVGETARVRVNGLDCGVVWAPPYRVDVSAAVRPGTNRVEIEVAGTAVAALAADEHVAARAAASEERHGRRFRMQQLELATATVRSGLLAVPVLRTSGA; this is translated from the coding sequence CTGCGGGCGGGGTTCGCCCGCCCGCCGCGGGAGGCGGCGCCGATGGTGCGCTGGTGGTGGTTCGGCCCCGACGTGAGCCGGGACGAGCTGGACCGCGAGCTCACCGCGATGGCCCGGGCCGGCTTCGGCGGGGCCGAGGTGTCCTACGTCTACCCGCTGGGCCCGGTGGCGGACCCGCTGCTCTCGCCCGGGTTCCTCGCCGACCTGCGCCACGCCGCGGACCGGGCCGCCGCGCTCGGCCTGCGGTTCGACCTGACGCTGGGCAGCGGCTGGTCGTTCGGGGGGCCGCACGTGACGCCCGCGCTGGCCGCCCGCCGACTGCGCTGGGACCGCCGCGAGATCGGCCCCGGCCCGCTGGCGGTCCCCGTCGTCGCGGCCTGGCCCGGCGACGAGCTGGTGGCCGCCTACCTCGGCGCCGGCTCGCTGCAGGAGGAGCCGGACACCTGGACCCCGCTCTCGGTCGTCGACGGCGTCCTCCGGGTGCCCGACGGCACCGGGACCCGGGTCGTGCTGCTGGCCACGACCCAGCACACCGGCCAGAACGTCAAGCGCGCCGCGGTCGGCGCCGAGGGGCCGGTCCTCGACCACTACAGCGCCGCGGCCACGGCGGCCCACCTGCGCGCCGTCGGCGATCCGCTGCTGGACGCGGTGCCGGCGTCGCTGCTGGGCTCGGTGTTCTGCGACAGCCTCGAGGTCTACGGCGCGGACTGGACGCCCGGGCTGCCCGAGGAGTTCGCCCGCCGCTGCGGCTACCCGCTGCTGCCGGTGTTGCACGCGCTCGCCGCCGACGGGCCCGAGAGCGCCCGGGTGCGAGCGGACTACCACCGCACGCTGGTGCACCTCTACGAGGAGAACTTCGTCCAGGTCGTCCAGCGCTGGGCCGCGGCCCGCGGGGTGCCGTTCCGCCTGCAGGGCTACGGCACGCCGCCGGCGACGGTGAGCAGCTACCGCTTCGCCGACCTGCCCGAGGGGGAGGGCTGGGGGTGGACCTCGCTCACCCAGACCCGCTGGGCCTCCTCGGCCGGCCACCTCTACGGCCGCCCGGTCATCTCCTCCGAGGTGTGGACCTGGGTGCACTCGCCGTCCTTCCGGGCCACCCCGCTGGACCTGCAGGGCGAGGCCCACGACCACCTGCTCAACGGCGTCAACCAGCTGGTGGGGCACGGCTGGCCCTACTCACCGCCCGACGCGCCCGGCCTGGGCTGGTTCTTCTACGCCGCCGGCGCGCTGGACGATCGCAACCCGTGGTGGGACGCGATGCCCGGGCTGAACGCGCAGCTGACGCGGCTCTGCTGGCTGCTGCGCCAGGGCGACCCCGTCGCCGACGTCGCGGTCTACGTGCCCGACGAGGACCTGTTCGCCGCCCTCGGCACCGCGACCGGCGGCTCGCTCGACCTGTGGCAGGAGGCGCGCCGCCGGATCGGCGACGGCGTCCCGGCCGCCGTCCGCCGCTCCGGGCTCGACTACGACCTCGTCGACGACGACGCCCTGGCCACGGTGCCGCCCGACCGCTACCGCGTCGTCGTGCTGCCGGCCACCACGACCGTGCCGGCGGCCACCACCACCTGGCTGGGGCACGTGCTGGCCGCGGGCGGCACCGTCCTGCGTGTCGGCTCGACGGTGGCCGTCGGGGGCGCGGTCGACGTGGCGCCGGAGGACCTCGGCGAGGCCCTGCTCGCGGCCGTCGAGCCCGACCTGGCCCTGGACCCGCCCAGCCCGGAGGTCGGCTCCGTGCACCGCCGGACGGCGGGCGCCGACGTCCACCTGCTCGTCAACACCGGGGCCGCCGACCGCACGCTGCGGGTCAGCCCCCGCGCGCACCGCGCCTGGTGGTCGCTGTGGGACGCCCGCACCGGCGGCGTCCGCCGGACCGGCCGGGTCGGCGAGCCCGTCGCGCTCACGCTCGAGCCGTACGAGGCCGTCGTGCTGGTGCTGACCGACGAGCCGCCGGAGCCGGCCGACGACCCGCCCCCGCCCCCGTGGGTCGGGGCGCGGCTGCTGGAGGGCGGCTGGCACGTGTCCTGGGCCGAGGGCGTCGAGCGAGCGGTCGACCTCCCGCACGTCTGGGAGGACGACCCCGACCGGCCCCCGGGCGCCGCCACGGCGCGCTACCGCGCCGACGTCGAGCTCACGGCGCCGACCCCGGGTCAGGCCGTCGTCCTCGACCTGGGCAGCGCCGAGGTCCGCGACGACGCCCAGCCCGTGCACGTGGGGATGGTCGGGCCCTCCTACCGGGCGGCCGCCCGGCCGCCGGTCGGCGAGACCGCCCGGGTGCGCGTCAACGGCCTGGACTGCGGCGTCGTCTGGGCGCCGCCCTACCGGGTGGACGTCAGCGCCGCCGTGCGGCCCGGGACCAACCGGGTGGAGATCGAGGTCGCGGGCACCGCCGTCGCCGCGCTGGCCGCCGACGAGCACGTCGCCGCGCGGGCGGCCGCGAGCGAGGAGCGGCACGGCCGCCGGTTCCGGATGCAGCAGCTGGAGCTGGCCACGGCCACGGTCCGCTCGGGTCTGCTCGCCGTGCCCGTGCTGCGCACCAGCGGGGCCTGA
- a CDS encoding carbohydrate ABC transporter permease, which yields MVYPLLWMLVSSFRPTEVIFRSPGLWVNDLVTTNYTGGWNALSNPFGHYLLNSAVVVVGAVVGNLLSCSLAAYAFARLKFRGKTLWFSIMLVTIMLPIHVIVVPQYILFNQLGWINTFIPLVLPKFLATDAFFVFLMVQFIRGIPRELDEAARIDGCGHGKIFLRVMVPLMGPALATTAIFTFIWTWSDFFTSLIYLTDPDKYTVPVALRSFLDSTSGSNWGAMFAMSIVSLVPIFLAFLFGQRFLVKGIATTGGK from the coding sequence ATGGTCTACCCGCTGCTGTGGATGCTGGTGAGCTCGTTCCGGCCCACCGAGGTGATCTTCCGCAGCCCCGGCCTGTGGGTCAACGACCTGGTCACGACCAACTACACGGGCGGCTGGAACGCCCTCAGCAACCCGTTCGGCCACTACCTGCTGAACTCGGCGGTCGTGGTGGTGGGGGCCGTCGTCGGGAACCTGCTGTCCTGCTCGCTCGCGGCCTACGCGTTCGCCCGGCTCAAGTTCCGGGGCAAGACCCTCTGGTTCTCGATCATGCTCGTGACGATCATGCTGCCGATCCACGTCATCGTCGTGCCGCAGTACATCCTGTTCAACCAGCTGGGGTGGATCAACACCTTCATCCCGCTGGTGCTGCCGAAGTTCCTCGCCACGGACGCGTTCTTCGTCTTCCTCATGGTCCAGTTCATCCGCGGCATCCCGCGCGAGCTGGACGAGGCGGCCCGGATCGACGGCTGCGGGCACGGGAAGATCTTCCTGCGGGTGATGGTCCCGCTGATGGGTCCGGCCCTGGCCACGACGGCGATCTTCACCTTCATCTGGACCTGGAGCGACTTCTTCACCTCGCTGATCTACCTGACCGACCCCGACAAGTACACGGTCCCGGTCGCCCTGCGGTCCTTCCTCGACTCCACCAGCGGCAGCAACTGGGGCGCCATGTTCGCGATGTCGATCGTGTCGCTCGTGCCGATCTTCCTCGCCTTCCTCTTCGGCCAGCGGTTCCTGGTCAAGGGGATCGCGACCACCGGCGGCAAGTGA
- a CDS encoding acetylxylan esterase, producing the protein MDGVTVRRLRWSVGYGPPTTGWLLRPAGVDGPLPGVLGLHCHGGVRTVGGEQLVDSGDATTPRAARLREGWYAGRAPANDLARRGAAVLVHDAFSWGSRRFDLRRPTARLAAALAAHEARWAALAVPPDADERADVAADLHEDTLAKAAGVLGQTFAGLVLADDLVALEVLAADPGTDPARLGAFGFSGGGGRALLLAALDHRVRAAVVTCMMATTGSLVPRYLDAHSWLLHVPGLWSWRDWPELTAVARARFLVQYREQDALFPADGMRAAHARLVELHAGGDRYRGTSRPGEHAFDGPMQDEAWAFLRAAL; encoded by the coding sequence GTGGACGGGGTGACGGTGCGCCGGCTGCGCTGGTCGGTGGGCTACGGCCCGCCCACCACGGGCTGGCTGCTGCGCCCGGCCGGGGTCGACGGCCCGCTGCCCGGGGTCCTCGGCCTGCACTGCCACGGCGGGGTGCGGACGGTCGGCGGGGAGCAGCTGGTGGACAGCGGGGACGCGACGACCCCGCGCGCCGCCCGGCTGCGGGAGGGCTGGTACGCCGGCCGGGCCCCGGCCAACGACCTCGCCCGCCGCGGCGCGGCCGTCCTGGTGCACGACGCCTTCTCCTGGGGCAGCCGCCGCTTCGACCTCCGGCGGCCGACGGCCCGGCTGGCCGCCGCCCTCGCGGCCCACGAGGCCCGCTGGGCCGCCCTGGCGGTCCCGCCCGACGCGGACGAGCGCGCCGACGTGGCGGCCGACCTGCACGAGGACACCCTCGCCAAGGCGGCCGGCGTGCTCGGCCAGACCTTCGCCGGCCTGGTGCTCGCCGACGACCTGGTCGCCCTCGAGGTGCTGGCCGCCGACCCCGGCACCGACCCGGCCCGGCTGGGCGCCTTCGGGTTCTCCGGCGGCGGCGGGCGCGCCCTGCTGCTCGCCGCGCTCGACCACCGGGTCCGCGCCGCCGTCGTCACCTGCATGATGGCGACGACCGGCTCGCTGGTCCCCCGCTACCTGGACGCCCACTCCTGGCTGCTGCACGTCCCCGGCCTGTGGTCCTGGCGCGACTGGCCCGAGCTCACCGCGGTGGCCCGCGCCCGCTTCCTGGTCCAGTACCGCGAGCAGGACGCTCTGTTCCCCGCGGACGGCATGCGGGCCGCGCACGCCCGGCTGGTGGAGCTGCACGCGGGCGGGGACCGCTACCGCGGGACCTCCCGGCCGGGCGAGCACGCCTTCGACGGGCCGATGCAGGACGAGGCCTGGGCGTTCCTGCGGGCCGCGCTGTGA
- a CDS encoding LacI family DNA-binding transcriptional regulator, whose protein sequence is MAGRPQERSRTIADVAARAGVSLSTVSRVINGTAKVDEALAAKVRAAADELEYTASPLARSLVLGRTNTVAVVVPDLENPTFHGVLRGLSRAAARDGYHVLVADSAESVEEERILAVETRRRCDGIVLCAPRMPEEDLRRLLRQLDPVVLVNREARGSSAPAVTADYRSGLTDLLELLRADGHRRLLYLAGAPQSSSNFQRLAALRDFGVLHPEVAVEVTPCGVNFADGHDAVDRVLASGATGVLGFNDLVAMGLMSGLGERGLRVPDDLSVTGFDDIPFARYLTPPLTTASVPVAELGEQAWHRMAELLGSRTPGHTILFRPRLEQRGTTGPAPASPGARP, encoded by the coding sequence GTGGCCGGCCGACCGCAGGAGCGCTCGCGGACGATCGCGGACGTCGCCGCCCGCGCGGGCGTGTCCCTCTCCACGGTGTCGCGGGTGATCAACGGGACCGCGAAGGTGGACGAGGCGCTGGCGGCGAAGGTCCGCGCCGCCGCCGACGAGCTCGAGTACACCGCGAGCCCGCTGGCCCGCAGCCTGGTGCTGGGCCGGACGAACACCGTCGCCGTCGTCGTCCCCGACCTGGAGAACCCGACGTTCCACGGCGTGCTCCGCGGGCTCAGCCGGGCCGCCGCCCGGGACGGCTACCACGTGCTGGTCGCCGACTCCGCCGAGTCGGTCGAGGAGGAGCGCATCCTGGCCGTGGAGACCCGGCGCCGGTGCGACGGGATCGTGCTCTGCGCCCCCCGGATGCCCGAGGAGGACCTCCGCCGGCTGCTCCGCCAGCTCGACCCGGTGGTGCTGGTCAACCGGGAGGCCCGCGGCAGCAGCGCCCCGGCCGTGACCGCGGACTACCGCAGCGGGCTGACCGACCTGCTGGAGCTGCTCCGCGCCGACGGCCACCGCCGGCTGCTCTACCTGGCCGGGGCGCCTCAGAGCTCCTCGAACTTCCAGCGGCTGGCCGCCCTGCGCGACTTCGGCGTCCTGCACCCGGAGGTGGCCGTCGAGGTGACCCCGTGCGGGGTGAACTTCGCCGACGGCCACGACGCCGTCGACCGCGTCCTCGCCTCGGGGGCGACGGGCGTGCTGGGCTTCAACGACCTCGTCGCCATGGGGCTGATGAGCGGCCTCGGCGAGCGGGGGCTCCGCGTCCCCGACGACCTCTCGGTCACCGGCTTCGACGACATCCCCTTCGCCCGCTACCTGACCCCGCCGCTGACCACGGCGTCGGTCCCGGTGGCCGAGCTGGGCGAGCAGGCGTGGCACCGGATGGCCGAGCTGCTCGGCTCCCGGACGCCCGGGCACACCATCCTGTTCCGGCCGCGCCTGGAGCAGCGCGGCACGACCGGGCCCGCCCCGGCCTCGCCCGGGGCCCGTCCCTGA
- a CDS encoding Gfo/Idh/MocA family protein, whose protein sequence is MTGRRRYIVVGTGHRAQMYLNAIAGEHRDDAELVALVEPNPGRLAAHLDRLAATGFDVTAVERAHPDELEAVVARTRADRVVVTSPDFTHATMVVRALDAGADVVVEKPLTIDPDGVRAIAAAVERSGRQVVVTHNYRYSPRNSGLKQLIKDGAVGRPLSVTFEWVLDTAHGADYFRRWHRDKANSGGLLIHKASHHFDLINWLLADAPVSVYARGGVRFYGAEAAAERGLPDRPPRGTHDGAHTPWELDLRSDPWLKTLYLDNEGHDGYLRDQDVFGEGITTEDNLALVVDYGHGATLSYALNAHAPWEGYRIAVNGTEGRAELEVVERAAVLTDAEGRVVVDPSALPASTTREGGERLTLQRHWEVAQEVEILSGDGGHGGGDALLLADVFRGPGDDWLERPSTWVDGVRSIAVGLAGNESLRTGLPVRVADLELGVEVAR, encoded by the coding sequence ATGACGGGCAGACGCCGCTACATCGTGGTGGGCACCGGCCACCGCGCGCAGATGTACCTGAACGCGATCGCCGGCGAGCACCGCGACGACGCCGAGCTGGTCGCGCTGGTCGAGCCCAACCCGGGCCGGCTCGCCGCCCACCTCGACCGGCTCGCGGCCACCGGGTTCGACGTGACGGCGGTCGAGCGGGCGCACCCCGACGAGCTCGAGGCGGTCGTCGCCCGCACCCGCGCCGACCGGGTCGTCGTCACCTCGCCCGACTTCACCCACGCGACGATGGTCGTCCGGGCCCTCGACGCCGGAGCGGACGTCGTCGTGGAGAAGCCGCTGACGATCGACCCGGACGGCGTCCGGGCGATCGCCGCCGCCGTCGAGCGGTCGGGGCGCCAGGTGGTGGTCACCCACAACTACCGCTACTCCCCGCGCAACTCCGGGCTCAAGCAGCTGATCAAGGACGGGGCCGTCGGCCGGCCGCTGTCGGTGACCTTCGAGTGGGTCCTCGACACCGCGCACGGGGCCGACTACTTCCGCCGCTGGCACCGGGACAAGGCGAACTCGGGCGGCCTGCTCATCCACAAGGCCTCCCACCACTTCGACCTGATCAACTGGCTGCTGGCCGACGCGCCCGTGTCGGTCTACGCCCGCGGCGGGGTCCGGTTCTACGGCGCGGAGGCGGCCGCCGAGCGCGGCCTCCCCGACCGGCCGCCGCGCGGCACCCACGACGGCGCGCACACCCCGTGGGAGCTCGACCTCCGCAGCGACCCGTGGCTGAAGACCCTCTACCTCGACAACGAGGGCCACGACGGCTACCTCCGCGACCAGGACGTCTTCGGCGAGGGCATCACGACCGAGGACAACCTCGCCCTCGTCGTCGACTACGGCCACGGCGCGACGCTCAGCTACGCGCTGAACGCGCACGCCCCCTGGGAGGGCTACCGGATCGCCGTCAACGGCACCGAGGGCCGGGCCGAGCTGGAGGTCGTCGAGCGGGCGGCCGTGCTCACCGACGCCGAGGGCCGCGTCGTCGTCGACCCCAGCGCGCTGCCGGCCTCCACGACCCGCGAGGGCGGCGAGCGGCTGACCCTGCAGCGGCACTGGGAGGTGGCGCAGGAGGTGGAGATCCTCTCCGGCGACGGCGGCCACGGCGGCGGTGACGCCCTGCTGCTGGCCGACGTCTTCCGCGGACCGGGCGACGACTGGCTGGAGCGGCCCTCCACCTGGGTGGACGGCGTGCGGTCCATCGCCGTGGGGCTGGCCGGCAACGAGTCCCTGCGGACCGGGCTGCCCGTGCGGGTGGCCGACCTGGAGCTGGGCGTGGAGGTGGCCCGCTGA
- a CDS encoding bifunctional 4-hydroxy-2-oxoglutarate aldolase/2-dehydro-3-deoxy-phosphogluconate aldolase, with protein MTSTPSTDRRASALPPGAVVAVMRAPDARHFVRSSEVLHAAGLRVFEYTLTTDGALEALTAAREALPDAVLGVGTVRTPDDLRRAADAGAHFAVSQVFLPRLVEAAVALGLSYVPGALTPTEIVSAWETGVPAVKVSPIGPLGGLHYLRELRGPLPDVALMPTGGVTLEAAAEYLRLGAVAVGVSGALFGDALTSGDLGALRGRAEQLVAAAG; from the coding sequence ATGACCAGCACGCCCAGCACCGACCGCCGCGCGTCCGCGCTGCCGCCCGGAGCGGTCGTCGCCGTGATGCGGGCCCCCGACGCCCGGCACTTCGTCCGGTCCTCGGAGGTCCTGCACGCCGCGGGGCTGCGGGTGTTCGAGTACACGCTCACCACCGACGGGGCCCTCGAGGCGCTCACCGCCGCCCGCGAGGCCCTGCCGGACGCCGTGCTCGGCGTCGGCACCGTCCGCACCCCCGACGACCTGCGCCGGGCCGCCGACGCGGGCGCGCACTTCGCCGTCAGCCAGGTGTTCCTTCCCCGGCTGGTCGAGGCCGCCGTGGCGCTGGGGCTCAGCTACGTGCCCGGTGCCCTCACCCCCACCGAGATCGTGTCGGCGTGGGAGACGGGCGTGCCGGCGGTCAAGGTCTCCCCCATCGGCCCGCTCGGCGGCCTGCACTACCTGCGCGAGCTGCGCGGGCCGCTGCCCGACGTCGCCCTGATGCCGACGGGCGGGGTCACCCTGGAGGCCGCCGCGGAGTACCTGCGGCTGGGTGCCGTCGCCGTCGGCGTCAGCGGCGCCCTGTTCGGCGACGCCCTGACCAGCGGTGACCTGGGCGCGCTGCGCGGCCGCGCCGAGCAGCTGGTGGCCGCCGCCGGCTGA